Proteins encoded by one window of Haematobia irritans isolate KBUSLIRL chromosome 2, ASM5000362v1, whole genome shotgun sequence:
- the LOC142227189 gene encoding uncharacterized protein LOC142227189, whose protein sequence is MANQGEKPHLYPTAPPLVGDMTTDFHRGAPPPSYEESLKMSANTRHNNQPPHYQQPQPTHQSYQYPAMPTHHQQPLTYGPPPVPVYSGGYVNPYPVHMQQHQMYYSNTGASSSSRKPQNPIANNVLEFDKRAEIKTNAQGAILVPPPPPGCVPTPAQLAAMSGQQVVVKHKKKSFF, encoded by the exons ATGGCAAATCAAGGAG AAAAACCGCACTTATACCCAACAGCTCCTCCTCTGGTCGGTGATATGACCACTGATTTTCAT AGAGGAGCGCCGCCTCCATCATATGAAGAATCTTTAAAAATGTCAGCAAATACAAGGCATAACAACCAACCTCCTCATTACCAACAACCCCAGCCTACACATCAGTCTTACCAGTATCCAGCAATGCCAACCCACCATCAGCAGCCTTTAACTTATGGACCTCCTCCGGTTCCAGTATACAGTGGTGGTTATGTAAATCCATACCCAGTTCATATGCAACAACATCAAATGTATTACAGCAACACTGGTGCCAGTAGTAGCAGTAGAAAGCCACAAAATCCCATTGCTAACAATGTTTTAGAGTTTGATAAACGCGCAGAGATAAAAACCAATGCACAAGGTGCCATACTTGTACCACCTCCTCCTCCGGGATGTGTACCCACACCGGCACAATTGGCAGCAATGTCAGGCCAACAAGTTGTGGTCAAACATAAAAAGAAATCATTCTTTTAA